Sequence from the Nocardiopsis sp. YSL2 genome:
CATGAGCGCCACGCCCAGTCCCGCCTGGACGAGGGCGAAGACGGCGCTGAAGTCGTCCACGGTGTGGACCACGCGCGGCTGGAATCCGGCCTGGTTGCACGCGGCGGTCACGCAGGAGTGCCAGGCGGTGCCGGGGGCGGACATGATCCAGTCCTGGTCGGCCAGGTCCGCGGCCAGGTCGAGGGAGGTGTGCGCGGCCAGCGGGTGCTGGTAGGGCAGGATCGCGTCGAAGAGTTCGACCATCACCGGGTCGGTGCGAAAGTCCGGGTCGCCGTGCGCGGGCAGGTCGGCGGTGGACATGGTCAGGGCGACGTCCAGGCGGCCCGAGCGCACCATCTCGGTGCTCTCCTCGGGCTCGGCCTGTACGACCTCGAAGGACCATCCGGGGTGGCTGGAGCGCAGCCGCGCCAGGGCGGGCGCGATCAGGTCGCTGATGCCGGTGGAGAAGGAGCCGACGCGGATGACGCCGCGGTCGCCGCCTGCGTACTCGGCGAGCTCGGCGGTGGCGCGCTCCATCTCCGCGAAGATGACGTGCGCCCGCTGCAGCAGGACCCGGGCGGCCCCGGTGAGCAGGAAGCGGCGGCCCTTGCGCTCCACGAGGGGGACCCCGGCCTCCTTGGCCAGGACGGAGAGCTGCTGGGAGACTGCCGAGGGTGTGACGTTGAGCGCCTCCGCCGTGGCCGCCACCGTGTGGTGGTGGTCGAGTGCCTGCAGGAGCTGCAACCGCCGAACGTCGATCATGTCCACCAATTTATGGCAGAACGCCCATGTTTCTTGGGTGTTTCAGCCTGATCGACCGAGTTCGTGGCGTGATTCCGTGCACATCGTCCAACACGGCCGGCCAGCACCCCGCGGCCCCGCCACCACAGGAAAGAATCAACGAAATTCTCCGAAGAGGATCTCGGCCATCTCTTTCGTCGTGTCGTGCATGTTCTGGGCCGTACCGGAACGTACAGTCGGAATCACAGCTCAACCACTGGTCCGAGCTCATCGGACTCCTGGGGGTGATGACCCCATGCTGGCGGAACGGGTGAGAAGAAAATGCAAACTTCGCTGATGACCAAACCGCGACCGTCTGACGTCGGCGTTCTTGGCTTTCGCTACCTGGGCGCGCACGAGGTAGACGAGCTGGCCGACCTGTGGGGCGCCCTCCACGAGCAGCACACCGTGACCGCCCCCCACCTCGCGGACATCATCAGCGCCGTCAGCCTGGACGAGTCCTGGCGGCGCCGCCGGGCCCAGTACATGGCCTGGCTGGCCGACCCCGACACCATGGCCGTCCTCGCCGAGAAGGAGGGCGACCTGGCCGGGTACGCGATGGTGACCGTCCGCGAGAACGCCCAGGGCAGCTGGGACCGCGGTGACCGCGTCGCGGTCGTGCAGACCTTCGCGATCGACCCGGAGTACACCGGCACCGGAGTGGGTTCCAAGCTCCTGGAGGAGGTGCGGCGCCAGATCGCCTCGATGGGCATCCGCGACATCGAGTTCTCCGCGCTGGCCACCAGCGCCGAGGACATCCGCTTCCTCGAGCAGGAGGGCTTCCGGCCCTTCGTGACCACCATGGTCTGCCGCGTGGACGGGTTCGGCGCGCAGGACTGACGCTCCCGCGCACATCCCCCCGGCGCCCCCGCACCGTTCGGTGCGGGGGCGCCCGCGTGTGCGGTACCGGTCCCGCGGTGACCCGCCGAGCGCCTCCCGGAGCCCGTGTCCGCGACACCCGCCCTGGCGCGCGACGCGCGGCCTCCACCGGACACGCCCCCGCAGCGGCGAACCGCTACGCTCGCCCCGTGGCCACCTCCGACTCCAGCACCTGTACCTTCCCCGGCTGCGACCGGCCGGTCCCGCGCGGCACCTCCCCCGGACGCCCGCCCCAGTACTGCGACCTGCCAGAGCACACGCGCTGGCGCGCCTGGAAGGAGCGCCAGCGCCAGGCCCAGGAGGCCGAACGCCTCGAGGGGGAGTCGCGGGCGGCCCAGGAGGACGCGGACACCGCCGCCCCCGGCACCGCGCCCGCGGCCGAACCCGTCACGGCCGCCCGGCTGCGCGCCGACGACCTCCTCACCAGGTTCGCGGTACAGAGCGAACAGCTCAGCGCCACCCTGCGAGCCGCCACCGAGGCCTTCACCACCATGACCGACCCGGCGGCCGCCGAGGCGCAGGTCGAGGCCGCACGGCTGTCCGGGGCACGGCGCGCCGCCGAGGCCGACGCGGCCCGTCTGGAGGCCGAGAACCGCCGCCGTGAGGCCGAGGCCGCCCGACGCGCCGCCGAGAGCGCCGCCGCCTCCGCCGTCGCCGCCACGCAGGCGGCCGAGCGGATGGCCGAGGAGGCCGTGGAGCGCCGGGACGCCGCCGAGGCCGAGCGCGACCGCCGGGAGGCCGAGGCCGAGCGGGCCCAGGCCGAGCGCGACGCCGCCGTCGCCGAGGCCCACGCCGGGCTGGCCGCCGCCGACCGCCGCGTCTCCGAGACCGAGGACCGTGCGCGCGCCGACCGCGAACGCGACCGGGCCGAGGCCGCGCGACGGCTCCAGCACGCCAGGGCCGAGGCCGAGCAGCTGCGTGCGGAGACCGAGGAGCTGCGCGCCCTGGCCGAGCGGGTGCGCGCCGAGGCCGCCGCGACCGCCCGGGCCCGCGACGAGGCCGTCCTGTCCGCCGAGCGGGAGGCGGCCCGGGCCGACCGCGCCGAGGCGCGGGCGGGCGAGGCACTGGACACACTCACCGCCGAGCGGGAGCGCTTCGCCGCCGAGGCCGAACGCGCCCGGCAGCATCTGGAGTCCGACCGCGAGGCCGCCGCGGCCGAACGCGAGCGACTCACCGCCGAGCTCGCGCGCTCGGTCGCCGACCGCGAGCGCCTGACCAGCGAACTCGATGCCCAGCGCCGACACGCCGAGACCACGCTGGCCGAAGCGCGTGAGGCCGCCGCCGCCCGGCTGGCGGTGGCCGAGCAGGCACGGATCCGGGCCGAGGAGCGGGCCGAGCGCGCCGAGTCCGACCGCGGCGCCACCCCCTCCCCCGCCGCCGAGACGACGTAGCACCCGCCCCCTGGTCCCCTACCTCCCCGTTCGTCCAGGTCTAGGATGGTGAGCGTGCGAGATCTGGGAACCACTGGTGAGACCGGCCCGATGAGGATGGGCGGCTCCGCCGACGAAGGACCCGAGCGCGTACAGGTGGCTCAGCGGCCCCAGCCCCGGGTCGACCTCAAGGCGGTCTTCGGGTTGGAGTCCGGCCAGTGGGCGTGGACCACGGCCGTCCAGGCCAGCATCGCGATGGCGCTGTCGTTCGGCCTGGCGGCCTGGCTGTTCACCCCGCAACTGGGCACGCTGGCAGCACTGGGCTCCATGACCGTGCTCTACGAGAAGAAGACGCCCTACGCCTACCGCTCCGCCGCCCTGGCCCTGGTCGGCCTCGGCTTCGTGGCGAGCGTGGCCTTCGGCTCGCTGGCCTCGTCGCTGTCGGTGTGGGCCTCGGTCGTCTCCATCGGCCTCACCGCGGGCGTGGCCACCTGGGTCTGCGCCGCCTGGCGCGTGGACAAGCCGGGCCCGCTCTTCTTCGTCCTGGTGGGCGCGATCTCCACCATCGCCCCGGGCGGATGGGCCGACGTCCCCCTGCACGCCGCCCTGGCCGCGCTCGGCGCGGCCGTGGGCTGGTCGGTGTCGATGTCCGGAGCACCCGTGCGGGCCCGCCACCCCGAGTACCGGGCCGTGTCGGGAGCCTTCAAGCAACTGGCCGCGCTGCTGCGGGCGGTGGGACGCCCCGAACTGGACCACGCCCAGCACCAGGCGTCGGTGGCGGTCGCCGAGGCCTGGCGCATCGTCCTGCTGGCCCAGACGCGCGGCTACCGCGCCACGCCCGAGGCCGCCCGGCTGCGCGCGCTACTGCGCTGGGTGTCCGACATCCACCTGGCCACGACCCAGGTGTGCCTGGCCCGGCCCACGCCCCTGCCCGAGGCCGCCGCCGACTTCGCCGACCGGATGGCCCTGGCGGTCCCCGTCCCCGACCGCGCGCCCGAACCGGACGAGCTCGACGAACTCCGCCGGGGCCTGCGCCCGCGCTCGCTGGAGTCGCGCCTGTACGGGCTCCTGGCCCGGGCCGCCCACGCGGCCCGCCGCACGGGAGAGAACGCCGACGACGAGCGCGCCGACACCCTGCACGACACCCGGTACCCGGCCCTGTGGGACGCGCTGCGCTTCAGCATGAGCGGGGAGTCGCTCGTGCGGCCGACCGCGCTGCGGATGTGGATCACCGTGACGGCCGCGGGAGCGTTCGGGCTGTGGCTGGGGCTGGACCACTACTACTGGGTGGCGATCACCGCTACCGCCGTGCTGCAGGGCGGGACCGTGGTCCTGGCCCTGAACCGTTCACTCCAGCGCTCCCTGGGCACCCTCATCGGTGTCCTGGGCGGTGCCTTCCTGCTCACCCTCGGCCTCCCCCTGAGCGGTGTGGTGCTCCTGGCCGGGCTGTTCATGGGGCTCACCCAGCTCGTGGTGGGACGCAACTTCTTCTACGCCTCCATCCTCATCACCCCGATGGCGCTGCTGCTGTCCTACACCGCCGCACCCCAGGCGCTGCAGGAACTGGCCGGGGCGCGGATCATCGACACCCTGGTGGGATCGGCCTTCGGCCTGGCCGGCGCCCTGCTGCTGTGGCGCAAGGCCTCGGCCACGCGGCTGCCGCAGGCGATCGTCGCGGTGCTGGAGACCGCGCGCGAGTGCATGGTGGCCGTCCTGGACCAGGAGGTGAGCATCGGCCCCGAGCGCCGCTACCGGTTGCGCCGGGACATGCGGGCCGCCCTGGTGAACCTGCGCGGGGTGTACGAGAGCGCGCTGGGGGACGTGCCCCGGAGCTCCTCGACCCAGCCACTGTGGCCGGTGGTGGTGGCCACACAGCGCACGGGCTACCTGGCGCTGTCGGCCCTGGCCCTGGACCGGCCCGCGGAGGTCGGCACGATCACCCTGCAGCGGGTCGACCTGGCCCTGCGGGAACTGGCCGCCTCGATGGAGGAGCGGCGCACCCCGCGCCTGGGCGCGCTGCCCCGGCTGACCGCCTACCCGCGGATCAACATGGAGCTGCACGCCCTGTCCAACGCGATGACCAGCGCGGTCGCCCAGGACGAGCGCTCCGCGCGGCTGGAGGCCGAGCGCCGGGCCCAGCGTGAGCGGCGGCGGGCCCAGGGCGACGTCGACGCCGACCTCTGACCGCGCCCCTCCCCGAAGGGGGCCTCCCGGAGGGCTCTCCTCCCCCGACAGGCCCGCGGGGATGCGGCTCAGGCCACCTGACCGCCCCGGGGTCCAGGGGCGTCCCGGCCCCGGCCGACACTGGGCCGGAGACGGGGCCGGAGACGGAATCCGCGGTGCCCTCGAAGCCCGCGCGGTCAGTCGACCACGGCGAAGGCCCGCACCGGGAAGGCCGCCATGCCGCGGATCTTGGCCGGAACCGCGAAGAACCGGAAGCCGTCCTCGGGCAGCTGGTCGAGCAGGCACAGGTGCGAGACGACCGGGATGCCCGCCGTCAGGAGCACGGCCAGCGCGGGGCGCGCGCCCTCGGCCGACGGCGAGGTGTCGTCCACCCCCACCCCATCGATGCCCACGAGCACCGCTCCGCTCTCGACCAGCGTCTTGGCCGCGAGTTCGGTCAGGTGCGGGTGGTCATCGCCGCCGTAGGCGTCGGTCCGCCAGTTGCGGTCCCACCCCGTGCGGATCAGGACCGCGCGACCGCGCAGGTCGAGGCCGGCGAAGACCTCGGGGCCGATCTGCCGGGAGGAGGTGGCGGCGACCACGGTCCCGGGCAGGTCGGCGACGCGTTCCAGGTCCAGGTCGGCCGGGTCCGCGCCGTCCCGGTATCGGTGCGCGGGCATGTCCACGTAGGTGCCGGTGGCTCCGACCATCTCGACCCGGCCGCTGCTCGCACCGAGGCCCGGTGCGGCGCCGGGCACAGTCGAACCCTCTTCGATCGCCGGTTCGGGGATGCCCGGGTACGTGATCATCCCATCGCTGACTTGGTGGCTGACGTCGACGAGTTTGCCCATGGCTGACGTTCTTCCTCGCTTCGGAGCGCGTGATGAGGACCTCTGACCCGCGCCAAAGGTCTAGACCAGAAGACTATCGCGTGTGGCCCACGTCACGGCAGTGTTCCGGCGAAGGAGATCCGCCGGACCTCGACCCGGCCACCCGCGCCCCGGCCCCGATAAGCTCGGTGTCGACGGACCACGGATGAGCCCCGGGAGTCCGCATCACCCACGGACCACCCGAGAAGAAGGGGCGAAGCATCGTGACACTGTACGGAGCAGCCAAGGTCGTGGTCGCGCCGGCGAGCCGCCTGGTCTGGCCCCAGCGGGTCGAGGGCGCGCACCACGTCCCGCTCCGGGGGCCGGTCATCCTGGCCGCCAACCACCTGGCGCTGATCGACCCGCTCTTCATCGGCGTCGCCTGCCCCCGCCAGGTCCGCTTCATCGCCAAGCAGGAGCTGTTCGACGAGGCGACGCTGCCCAAACGGGCCCTGACCGCCCTCCTGCGCTCCTTCGGCCAGCTGGCCGTGGACCGCCGACCCGGCCAGAGCGCACAGGAGGCGATGGACAACAGCCTGGCGGTCCTCGACAGCGGAGAGGTCTTCGGGATCTTCCCGGAGGGCACGCGCTCGCCCGACGGCCGCCTGTACCGGGGCCAGACCGGACTGGCGTGGCTGGCGCTGACCTCGGGCGCCCCGGTGGTGCCGGTGGCGCTGGCCGGGACCGAGCGGATCCTTCCCCCCGGGCGCCGGGTCCCCTCGCTCAACCGCGTGGGCGTGCGCTTCGGCGAACCCGTGGACCTGTCGCCCTGGAAGGGCCTGGCGCACAAGGCGCGTCCCCGCCGCGAGGCCACCGACGCCGTCATGTCGGCGATCGCCGAGCTCTCCGGCCAGGAGCAGGTCCCCCGCTTCGCGGCCTCGGTCAAGGCCGAGTTGGAGCAGGGCTAGCGTCCGCCACGGGGCGGACGGCCCCGCGATGACGGTGACTTTCCCCACAGCGAACTCGGGCCTGAATCGTCCGTGACAGAGCGTTGACCCCTGCGTGAGGGTCCGCGCAGGGCCTCTCAGGGCAGCCGGACCACCGGCGCCACCTGGGAAACCGCCGCGGACGCCGACCGCGGCCCCGATCCGTCCCCCTGGGGTCGGCCCCGGGATTGCCTACCATTATAGTAGGTTTTCCCGGTGGCAGCACCGGATAGATTAGGCAAGCCTTACCAATGGCGTCCGACTCTGGCGCGAAGACTTGGAGCTGTGCGATGACGCGACCACTGCGAGTGGGAATCGTGGGTGCGGGCCCCGCGGGAATCTACGCCGCGGACCTGCTCACCAAGGACGAGACCCTGTCCGCGTGCGGCACGTCCGTCAGCATCGACATCCTCGACAAGCTGCCCGCCCCCTACGGTCTGGTCCGCTACGGCGTGGCCCCGGACCACCCGCGGATCAAGCAGATCCAGGGAGCCCTCCACAAGATCCTGGACAAGCCGGAGATCACCTTCTACGGCAACGTCGAGTACGGCGTGGACCTCAAGCTGGAGGACCTGCGCCGCCACTACGACGCCGTCATCTTCGCCACCGGCAGCGACCGCGACCGGCCGCTGGACATCCCCGGTGTCGACCTGCACGGCAGCCACGGCGCCGCCGACTTCGTCTTCTGGTACGACTCCCACCCCGACGTCTCGCCGTCCTGGCACGTCGAGGGCACCAGCGTCGCCGTCATCGGCGCGGGCAACGTCGCCGTCGACGTCGCGCGCATCCTGGCCAAGGACGCCGACGACCTCCTGCAGACCGACATCACCGACAACGTCTACGAGGCCCTGCGCGCCAAGCAGATCACCGACGTCCACGTGTTCGCCCGGCGCGGCATCGCCCAGTGCAAGGCCACCCCGATGGAGCTGCGCGAGCTGGACAAGCAGCCCGGCGTCGAGGTCATCGTCTATCCCGAGGACTTCGAGATGGACGAGGGCAGCCTCCAGGCCTGCGATGAGTCCAACCAGGTCAAGACCAACGTCAAGGTCCTGCAGAACTGGGCCATCCGCGACCCGCGGGGCGCCGAGCGCCGTCTGCACCTGCACTTCCTGCACAGCCCCGTGGAGATCCTCGGCGAGGACCGCGTCACCGGGCTGCGCACCGAGCGCATGGAGCTGGCCGGGGACGGGTCCGTCCGCGGCACCGGCGAGTACATTGACCACGAGGTCCAGGCCGTCTACCGCGCCATCGGCTACCTGGGCTCGCCCCTGGCCGACCTGCCCTTCGACGAGGAGCGCGGGGTCGTCCCCAACTCCGAGGGCCGGGTCCTGGACCTGGACGAGGAACCGGTCGACGGCGTCTACGCGACCGGGTGGATCAAGCGCGGCCCCGTGGGCCTCATCGGCCACACCAAGGGCGATGCCCTGGAGACCGTCACCAACCTGGTGGCCGACCGCGAGTCCTTCACTCCCGCGGCCGAGCCCGACCCCGTCGCCTTCCGGTCCCTGCTCTCCGAGCGGGGCGTGGGCTACACGACCTGGGAGGGATGGCAGCGGATCGAGGCCAAGGAGGAGGAGCTCGGCGCCGAGCGCGGCCGCAAGCGCCTGAAACTGCGCAGCCGCGAAGAACAGACCAGCATCGCACGCCAGGACTAGTCCGGCGCGCGTGCTTCCCGGCCGGTCCCGCGCCCCTCTGCGGGACCGGCCTTCGCGTGTTCCCCGACGGGCGCGCGAATCCACCGTGAGATTGCGCATGCGACTTACCTCCCGGCACCGGAACAACGGCCCGGCCGAATGAGTTAGAGTCACTGTTGGTCGGTGTGGTAGCAAGTGTCCCCCGGGCCTCAACTATTGCCTTCGCGGAATACCGCGTCCGGCGATCACCTCCCGAGGTGGTCGACCGTACGGCCAGGAGCCCCGTTGTGCCCCGCGCCGAGAGGCGACCGCCACGCCGGCCCTCGACCTGATGCCCCATTCCCACCGCGGTGGGAGTGGGGCATTCTGGTCTCTCCATGGATCTCTACGAAGGACGGTCAGGCGTGGACGAACGGTCCCCCCGGCAGCCGGATTCCTCCGGGCCGATCCCCGGATCGGGTGAGCCCCCGAGATCCGGCACGCGCCCGGAGAACCCCTACCGCATTCCCCAGCCCCCCGAGAGCGCCCGCCCCACCGGCGCCGGAGGGCCCGGCTACGCGCACCCGCGCTCCGCGGACCCTGCCCCGTCCGTTCCCGACGCCCCCGCACAGCCGCAGTCGTGGGAGCCGCGCCCCGACCAGGACGGCTCCGCCGACCACACCGACGGCCCCGGTGAGCACGCAAGCCCCACACGGTCCCATGCGTCCGGACAGTCCCACGCGTCCGGCGGGCAGCACCCCGGCCGCGACGAGGCACCCGCACAGCCCCCCGCGTTCGGCCGACAGGACCCGGCCGGCTACGCAGCACCCGCACAGCCCCAGGCCTCCGGCGGATACCCCGGCCCCGGCGGGCACGGGGCACCCGCACAGCCCCACGCGTCCGGAGGACAGCACCCCGGCGGCGACGGGGCACCCGGACAGCACACCGCTCCCGCGCCCTACGGCGGTCCCGACGCCGACGACGCCTGGGAGGTCCCCGTCCCGGCCGCGAGCGGGCCCGACGGCGCCCTGCCCCCGGGCGAGTCCTGGAGCGCCCCCTCGCAGAACGAGGGCCCCCCGGCCGAGTCCTGGGACGACCCCTACCCGGGCCAACCCGTCCACCAGGGCCAGACCCCCTATCCCGGCAGCCCTCCCCAGCCCTTCGGCGAGCCCGTGCCCGACCGCGGTCCGTACCAGCACGCCGCGGCCGCCGCGCCCGGCGAGCGCCCCGGATCCGACGGCTTCGAGTACCTCTACAGCGGTCCGGGGGGTCCCGGAGGCCCCGGCGGCCCCCAGGGCCCCGGCGGTCCCGGAGGTCCGGGGGGTCCCGACGATGTCGCACACCCGGGCCTCCCGCCCGGCCCGCCGGCCCGCTCGCGGCGCGGTCTGATCATCGGCGCCGTCGCCGCCGTGGTCGTCCTGGTCCTCATCGGCGGCGGGGTCTCCTGGTTCGTGCTGAGCATGCCCGAGCCCGGTGAGGCCACGGCCGAGTACGCCGCCGCCTGGAACGAGCGGGACTACGAGCGCATGGCCGCCGTCACCACGGGCGACGACCCCGCCGAGATCCTGGGCGGCATCGACGCCGGCCTGGGCGTCGAGGGCGTGGACGTCACCGTCGGGGAGCCGACCGCCGAGGGCGACACCGGCACGGCCCCCTACGAGGTGACGGTCTCCCTGGCCAACGCCGACGACTGGGGCTGGGAGGGCGAGCTGCCCCTGGTCCGCCAGGACGGCGAGTGGCTGGTGGAGTTCTCCCCCGAAGCCGCCTATCCCGGCCTGGGCGAGGGCCAGGTACTGGCCCGCACCACGGTGTGGGGCGAGCGCGGACGGATCCTGGCCGCCGACGGCACCCGCCTGGACGAGGCCTCCGGGTCCCTGCAGATGATCGCGGGCTCCCTGGGCGAGGCCACCGCGGAGGACGTCGAGCGGCTCGGCCCGGCCTACAAGGTCGGCGACACCGTCGGCGCCTCCGGGCTACAGCGCACCTACGAGGAACAGCTCGCGGGCGAGGCCGCCACGACCATCGTGATGGTCGACGCCGAGCAGGCCGAGGACCCCGACTCGGTGGAGGCCACCGAGGAGAACACCGTCACGACCCTCGACGGCTCCGACGGCGAGGACATCGTCACGAGCATCGACATGGGCGTCCAGAACGCCGCGGCCAACGCCGTCATCGAATCCAGTGACGACGTGGGCATGGTGGCCCTGCGCCCGTCCACCGGCGAGATCCTCGCCCTGGCGAACGTACCCGGCGGCTTCAACCGGGCCTTCGAGGGCCAGTACCCGCCGGGGTCATCGTTCAAGATCATCACCTACAGCTCGCTGCTGGACAACGGCATGACGACGGGCACCACCATGAACTGCCCCAAGGAGTACGACCTGGGCGGCTGGAACTTCGTCAACGCTGGCGAGGGCGAGTACGGCGCCCAGACGGTGACCGAGGCGTTCGCGACCTCGTGCAACACAGCCCTGGTCGACCAGGTCGGGCAGCGGCTGTCGTCGGACACCCTGAAGGCCAGCGCCGAGCAGTTCGGCATGAACGCGCCGATGGACATCGGCGTGCCCGCCCTCGAACCGAGCTTCCCGGCCGTGGACAGCTCCACCATGCTGGGCGCGCAGAGCATCGGCCAGGGCCAGGTCCTGAGCTCGCCGCTGCACATGGCCACGGTGCCCGCCGCGATCGCCGACGGCTCCTGGCGCCATCCGGTCCTGGTGACCGAGCCGGCGAGCGAAGGCCTTCCCGCGCCCACGCCCATCGCCAACGCGGAGGCCATCCGGCCGATGATGCGCTCGGTGGTCACCGACGGCACCGCCAAGAACGCCGGGTTCCAGGGTGAGGTGTACGGCAAGACGGGCAGCGCCGAGTTCGGCACGCCCGAGGGCGAGGACGACGAGCTGCCCACCCACGCCTGGATGGTCGGCTACAAGGGCGACGTCGCCTTCGCGATCGTGGTGGAGGGCGGTGGCGGCGGCGGTTCCGTGGCCGGCCCGCTGGCCGCCGCGTTCACCAACGCCCTGTGATCCACGCGGTCGGCGGCGCGCACCACGAGCGGCGCCGCCGACCGCGACGGTCCCATGTCCCCGGTGGTCGGCGCCTACCCGCCGTCGGCCGGGGCGCCGTCCTCCGGGTCGGCCTCGACCGGGGCGATGCCGCCGGGCGCGGTGTCCACCGGCTCGTTCGCGGGCGGATCGCCGGTGGCGGGATCCGCTCCGCCCGGATCCGTGGTCTGCGACGTTCCCGCCGGGCTCGGTGTCGTGGAGGGCTGCGGCGCGCTGGGTGTGAGGACGAACAGCAGGACCAGCAGCCCGGCCGTGACCGCGGCGATCAACGCGCACGCCACCCATGGTTTCCAGCTGTTGAGGCCGGGATCGACGGGAGCGTCGGGATCGTCCGAGCCGAAGGCCTCCAGGCGTCCGGCAAGGGCCGGTTCCTCCTCGGAGAGCTGCCGCTCGATCTCCGCGAGGATCCTCCGCTCATGCTCTCTCAGGGACATGGCACCCTCCTCAGCCGCCGGGGGAAGGACTGTCATCACCGGGTGTTGTACAGTCTCCCCCGGCCGGGGCCCAGATATCCAGGAGTCGAGCGGATTTCGGGTGCGGATTCGGTCGGGAGTGACCATCGTCCCGGAGGCGTTCCAGCATGTCGGAGGCCTGTGTCACCTCCCGCAAGGACCTTGGTCCTCATTGCGGGTAGCACTCGACCTCGGAGGCCTTGACCCCCGCCCAGACCGTGTCACCGTGGGTCAGCCCGAGGTCGGCCAGCGCCGCGGGGGTGATGTCGGCGGCCAGCGCGGGCGGCCCCGCCAGGTGGACGCGCACCTGGTCGCCGAAGCGCTCGATCCCGTCCACCGTGGAGCGCCACACGTTGCGCGTACTGCCGTGGGGGTGTTCCCGGTACAGGGCCACCGCGCGCGGCGGGAAGGCCACCAGGGCCGGGCCCCCGCACGGCTCCCGGACCGCCACCCGGGTCGGCCCGCCGCCGTCGCCGTGCCCGTCCCGGCCGTCCAGGACGACCGCCTCCCCCTCGCCCCGGCCGCGGAAGAGGTTCAGGCCCACCAGCCGGGCCACGTAGGCGGTGCGCGGACGCCGGGCCACCTCGGAGGGCGCCCCCTCCTGCACGGCCCGGCCCGACTCGATCACCGCGATGCGGTCGGCGAGCACCATGGCCTCCAGCGGGTCGTGGGTGACCAGAACCGTCACTCCGTCGAATCCCTCCAGAAGGTGGCGCAGCCGGGACCGGACGCCGATGCGCGTGCTGGCGTCCAGCGCGGCCATCGGCTCGTCCAGCAGCAGCATCCGCGGCCGCACCGCCAGGGCGCGGGCCAGGGCGACCCGCTGTGCCTGGCCGCCGGAGAGGTGCCGGGGACGGCTGTGCGCGTACTCGGACAGGCCCATGTCGCCGAGCAGCGCGGCGGCGCGGGCGCGTGCCTGCGCCTTGGTCGCCCCCTGGCAGCGCGGCCCGAAGGCGACGTTGTCCAGCGCGTTCATGTGCTCGAAGAGCAGGTAGTCCTGGAAGACCATGCCGATCGGGCGGTCTTCGACGGCGGTGGAGGTCTCGTCGCGGCCGTCGAGGCGCACGTGTCCGCCGGTGAGGGGCACCAGGCCCGCCAGAGCGCGCAGCACGGAGGACTTGCCCGCGCCGTTGGGCCCCAGCAGCGCCAGGACCTCCCCCGGCGCCGCCGTCAGGCGCACGTCGAGGGTGAAGCCGCCCAGGCGCGCGCGCAGCGCGGCGTCGAGCCCGTGCGCCGCCCGCCCCGGGGTGGCCGCCGGGGACGGGCCGGGTCCGGGCTTCCCGGCGGATACCTCCCGGCTCATCGGGCGTTCACCCACCTCTCGCGCAACGTGACCAGCACGGCCAGGGACACCAGGAGCAGCACCAGGCTCAGCACGATGGCGGCCTCCGGGTCGCGCTGCATGGCGATGTACACCGCCAGCGGCATGGTCTGGGTGGTGCCGGGGAAGTTCCCGGCGAAGGTGATGGTGGCGCCGAACTCGCCCAGGGCCCGCGCCCAGCACAGAGCGGCCCCGGCCGCGATCCCGGGCAGGACCATCGGCAGGGTGACCCGGGCGAAGACGGTGGCGCGGCTCGCACCCAGGGTGGCGGCGGCCTCCTC
This genomic interval carries:
- a CDS encoding LysR family transcriptional regulator, which gives rise to MIDVRRLQLLQALDHHHTVAATAEALNVTPSAVSQQLSVLAKEAGVPLVERKGRRFLLTGAARVLLQRAHVIFAEMERATAELAEYAGGDRGVIRVGSFSTGISDLIAPALARLRSSHPGWSFEVVQAEPEESTEMVRSGRLDVALTMSTADLPAHGDPDFRTDPVMVELFDAILPYQHPLAAHTSLDLAADLADQDWIMSAPGTAWHSCVTAACNQAGFQPRVVHTVDDFSAVFALVQAGLGVALMPRLAWTGLNTPQIVVRGVRETARRHIVSLCRAGASPEPLLTAVREAASKVPVPSVGPFAIAG
- a CDS encoding GNAT family N-acetyltransferase, producing the protein MTKPRPSDVGVLGFRYLGAHEVDELADLWGALHEQHTVTAPHLADIISAVSLDESWRRRRAQYMAWLADPDTMAVLAEKEGDLAGYAMVTVRENAQGSWDRGDRVAVVQTFAIDPEYTGTGVGSKLLEEVRRQIASMGIRDIEFSALATSAEDIRFLEQEGFRPFVTTMVCRVDGFGAQD
- a CDS encoding FUSC family protein gives rise to the protein MRMGGSADEGPERVQVAQRPQPRVDLKAVFGLESGQWAWTTAVQASIAMALSFGLAAWLFTPQLGTLAALGSMTVLYEKKTPYAYRSAALALVGLGFVASVAFGSLASSLSVWASVVSIGLTAGVATWVCAAWRVDKPGPLFFVLVGAISTIAPGGWADVPLHAALAALGAAVGWSVSMSGAPVRARHPEYRAVSGAFKQLAALLRAVGRPELDHAQHQASVAVAEAWRIVLLAQTRGYRATPEAARLRALLRWVSDIHLATTQVCLARPTPLPEAAADFADRMALAVPVPDRAPEPDELDELRRGLRPRSLESRLYGLLARAAHAARRTGENADDERADTLHDTRYPALWDALRFSMSGESLVRPTALRMWITVTAAGAFGLWLGLDHYYWVAITATAVLQGGTVVLALNRSLQRSLGTLIGVLGGAFLLTLGLPLSGVVLLAGLFMGLTQLVVGRNFFYASILITPMALLLSYTAAPQALQELAGARIIDTLVGSAFGLAGALLLWRKASATRLPQAIVAVLETARECMVAVLDQEVSIGPERRYRLRRDMRAALVNLRGVYESALGDVPRSSSTQPLWPVVVATQRTGYLALSALALDRPAEVGTITLQRVDLALRELAASMEERRTPRLGALPRLTAYPRINMELHALSNAMTSAVAQDERSARLEAERRAQRERRRAQGDVDADL
- a CDS encoding cyclase family protein; translated protein: MGKLVDVSHQVSDGMITYPGIPEPAIEEGSTVPGAAPGLGASSGRVEMVGATGTYVDMPAHRYRDGADPADLDLERVADLPGTVVAATSSRQIGPEVFAGLDLRGRAVLIRTGWDRNWRTDAYGGDDHPHLTELAAKTLVESGAVLVGIDGVGVDDTSPSAEGARPALAVLLTAGIPVVSHLCLLDQLPEDGFRFFAVPAKIRGMAAFPVRAFAVVD
- a CDS encoding 1-acyl-sn-glycerol-3-phosphate acyltransferase; this translates as MTLYGAAKVVVAPASRLVWPQRVEGAHHVPLRGPVILAANHLALIDPLFIGVACPRQVRFIAKQELFDEATLPKRALTALLRSFGQLAVDRRPGQSAQEAMDNSLAVLDSGEVFGIFPEGTRSPDGRLYRGQTGLAWLALTSGAPVVPVALAGTERILPPGRRVPSLNRVGVRFGEPVDLSPWKGLAHKARPRREATDAVMSAIAELSGQEQVPRFAASVKAELEQG
- a CDS encoding FAD-dependent oxidoreductase; the encoded protein is MGIVGAGPAGIYAADLLTKDETLSACGTSVSIDILDKLPAPYGLVRYGVAPDHPRIKQIQGALHKILDKPEITFYGNVEYGVDLKLEDLRRHYDAVIFATGSDRDRPLDIPGVDLHGSHGAADFVFWYDSHPDVSPSWHVEGTSVAVIGAGNVAVDVARILAKDADDLLQTDITDNVYEALRAKQITDVHVFARRGIAQCKATPMELRELDKQPGVEVIVYPEDFEMDEGSLQACDESNQVKTNVKVLQNWAIRDPRGAERRLHLHFLHSPVEILGEDRVTGLRTERMELAGDGSVRGTGEYIDHEVQAVYRAIGYLGSPLADLPFDEERGVVPNSEGRVLDLDEEPVDGVYATGWIKRGPVGLIGHTKGDALETVTNLVADRESFTPAAEPDPVAFRSLLSERGVGYTTWEGWQRIEAKEEELGAERGRKRLKLRSREEQTSIARQD